One window of the Streptomyces sp. TS71-3 genome contains the following:
- a CDS encoding ferredoxin, with translation MPVLKADFGACQGYANCVAGAPDAYDIDDDGVVVLLKEQVPEGDLPRLREAARSCPVSALTIEDA, from the coding sequence ATGCCTGTCCTCAAGGCGGACTTCGGCGCGTGCCAGGGATACGCGAACTGCGTCGCCGGGGCGCCGGACGCGTACGACATCGATGACGACGGCGTCGTCGTCCTCCTCAAGGAGCAGGTCCCCGAGGGGGATCTGCCGCGGCTGCGGGAGGCGGCCAGAAGCTGCCCGGTCTCCGCGCTCACCATCGAGGACGCATGA
- a CDS encoding NAD(P)/FAD-dependent oxidoreductase: protein MSHTGTTVVIGTSVAGVRTAQALRTEGYDGRVVLVGAEHEPPYDKPPLSKQFLAGTWEGSRLTLLAPAEAADSGIELRLGAAARRLDPAGHRVHLADGSELAYDTCVIATGAAARPSPWPAESGVHVLRSLADGAALRADLVRGGPVVVVGGGFVGAEVAATARALGCEVTVVDPLPVPMGRLLGPEVGAHFADLHRRHGVASRFGSGVEGVTGRSGRLRVTLTDGTVLPAATVVVGIGAVPNDRWLAGSGLLVDDGVVCDAYCRAVDAPDVYAAGDVARWYHPGRGTHLRVEHWTNAAEQAARVAHNIAHPDDPRPYAPVPYVWSDQYDWKIQIAGTPVGATRHTVIGGLAGATARGGALYTDDTGRLRAAVTVNWPRAQAVCRRLLTTHTPFATAVDQVKALASRGAAGP, encoded by the coding sequence ATGAGCCACACCGGTACCACCGTCGTCATCGGCACCTCGGTGGCCGGGGTGCGCACCGCCCAGGCGCTGCGCACCGAGGGGTACGACGGCCGGGTGGTCCTCGTCGGCGCCGAGCACGAACCGCCGTACGACAAGCCGCCGCTGTCGAAGCAGTTCCTCGCCGGCACCTGGGAGGGCTCCCGGCTCACCCTGCTCGCCCCGGCCGAGGCCGCGGACTCCGGTATCGAGCTGCGGCTCGGCGCCGCCGCCCGCCGGCTGGACCCGGCGGGCCACCGCGTCCACCTCGCCGACGGCTCCGAACTCGCCTACGACACCTGCGTGATCGCCACCGGCGCCGCCGCCCGCCCCTCGCCCTGGCCGGCCGAGTCCGGTGTGCACGTGCTGCGCTCCCTCGCCGACGGGGCCGCCCTCCGCGCCGACCTGGTGCGCGGCGGTCCCGTGGTGGTGGTCGGCGGCGGGTTCGTCGGCGCCGAGGTCGCCGCCACCGCGCGCGCCCTGGGCTGCGAGGTCACCGTCGTCGACCCACTGCCGGTGCCCATGGGCCGGCTGCTCGGCCCCGAGGTCGGCGCGCACTTCGCGGACCTGCACCGGCGGCACGGTGTCGCCAGCCGGTTCGGCAGCGGCGTCGAAGGTGTGACGGGCCGGTCCGGGCGGCTGCGGGTGACGCTCACCGACGGCACGGTGCTGCCCGCGGCCACCGTCGTCGTGGGCATCGGCGCGGTCCCGAACGACCGCTGGCTGGCCGGCTCCGGACTGCTCGTGGACGACGGCGTGGTCTGCGACGCGTATTGCCGCGCGGTCGACGCGCCCGACGTGTACGCGGCCGGGGACGTCGCCCGCTGGTACCACCCCGGCCGCGGCACCCACCTGCGCGTCGAGCACTGGACCAACGCCGCGGAGCAGGCCGCCCGCGTCGCCCACAACATCGCCCACCCGGACGACCCCAGGCCCTACGCCCCCGTCCCCTACGTATGGAGCGACCAGTACGACTGGAAGATCCAGATCGCTGGCACCCCCGTGGGCGCCACCCGCCACACCGTCATCGGCGGGCTCGCCGGGGCCACGGCACGCGGCGGCGCGCTCTACACGGACGACACGGGACGGCTGCGCGCGGCGGTCACCGTCAACTGGCCCCGGGCCCAGGCGGTATGCCGCCGCCTCCTGACGACGCACACGCCGTTCGCCACGGCGGTGGACCAGGTGAAGGCCCTTGCATCCCGCGGGGCCGCGGGGCCGTGA
- a CDS encoding NAD(P)-dependent oxidoreductase, producing the protein MDKIAFLGLGHMGAAMARRLLDTDHPLTVWNRTAAKTEPFTAGGATAAASPADAVRDADVVITMLADPPALFAVADEIVPALRPGARWAEMSTIGPDAVRELAGRLPEGVTLVDAPVAGSTDKAEAGELKILAGGDVSSVEPVLSRFGTVTHVGALGSGAALKVVVNVSLLGAVALVAEGLALGDALGLPEEVVRRTLESSAIGGAVPRAFAEDLHFDMALARKDAELATGTADLPVVSAIRQQYADAADRPDTAHEDIARIVPYIRERKS; encoded by the coding sequence ATGGACAAGATCGCATTTCTCGGGCTCGGGCACATGGGTGCCGCGATGGCCCGTCGGCTGCTGGACACCGACCACCCGCTGACGGTCTGGAACCGCACCGCCGCCAAGACGGAGCCCTTCACCGCCGGCGGCGCGACGGCCGCGGCGAGCCCCGCCGACGCGGTCCGCGACGCCGATGTCGTCATCACCATGCTCGCGGACCCGCCGGCGCTGTTCGCCGTAGCCGACGAGATCGTGCCCGCGCTGCGCCCCGGAGCTCGCTGGGCCGAGATGTCCACCATCGGCCCCGACGCGGTGCGCGAGCTGGCGGGACGGCTGCCGGAGGGCGTGACGCTGGTGGACGCGCCGGTGGCGGGCAGCACGGACAAGGCGGAGGCGGGCGAGCTCAAGATCCTCGCGGGAGGCGACGTCTCGTCGGTCGAGCCGGTGCTGTCCCGCTTCGGCACCGTCACCCACGTCGGCGCGCTCGGCTCGGGGGCGGCGCTGAAGGTGGTCGTGAACGTCTCGCTGCTGGGTGCCGTCGCCCTGGTCGCGGAGGGGCTGGCGCTCGGGGACGCGCTGGGCCTGCCCGAGGAGGTGGTCCGCCGCACGCTGGAGTCCAGCGCGATCGGCGGCGCCGTGCCCCGTGCCTTCGCCGAGGACCTCCACTTCGACATGGCGCTGGCCCGCAAGGACGCCGAACTGGCGACCGGCACCGCCGACCTGCCGGTCGTCTCCGCCATCAGGCAGCAGTACGCCGATGCCGCGGACCGGCCCGATACGGCCCACGAGGACATCGCACGGATCGTCCCGTACATCCGCGAGCGGAAGTCCTGA
- a CDS encoding TetR/AcrR family transcriptional regulator: protein MTAKAGRSARGDERRAEILRAAFEVIAERGYRGATLSAVAERVGLTQQGLLHYFPTKEALLVAVLEKRDEWDAVPEGKWRLDLLASLVEYNTMRPGIVQAFSALLGESVTEDHPAREFFTQRYARLRASMAQMLRSECGEALPAGLTPERAVPLLVAVMDGLQYQWLLDPEGVDMPGAFRDFLALLGGDGDGHGGRDGDGG from the coding sequence ATGACGGCCAAGGCGGGCAGGTCCGCGAGGGGGGACGAGCGGCGCGCGGAGATCCTGCGCGCCGCGTTCGAGGTGATCGCCGAGCGCGGCTACCGGGGCGCGACGCTGAGCGCGGTCGCGGAGCGCGTCGGCCTCACCCAGCAGGGGCTGCTGCACTACTTCCCGACGAAGGAGGCGCTGCTGGTCGCCGTCCTGGAGAAGCGGGACGAGTGGGACGCGGTGCCGGAGGGCAAGTGGCGACTCGACCTGCTCGCCTCTCTGGTGGAGTACAACACGATGCGCCCGGGCATCGTGCAGGCCTTCTCCGCGCTGCTCGGCGAGAGCGTCACCGAGGACCATCCGGCGCGGGAGTTCTTCACCCAGCGCTACGCGCGGCTGCGCGCCAGCATGGCGCAGATGCTCCGCTCGGAGTGCGGCGAGGCGCTGCCCGCCGGACTGACGCCCGAGCGGGCGGTGCCGCTGCTGGTGGCGGTGATGGACGGATTGCAGTACCAGTGGCTGCTGGACCCGGAGGGGGTGGACATGCCCGGCGCGTTCCGGGACTTCCTCGCGCTGCTGGGCGGGGACGGAGACGGGCACGGCGGCCGGGACGGGGACGGAGGCTGA
- a CDS encoding beta-glucosidase gives MARTPADQAREAVVDAALARLDLDGKTRLLAGRTMWSLPALPEIGLGSMVMSDGPIGVRGLRWTATDPSIALPSPTALAASWDQDLARRAGRLLAQEARRKGVHVLLAPTVNLHRSPLGGRHFETYSEDPHLTGVIGTGYVQGVQSGGVGTTVKHFVANDAETDRFTVDNIVSERTLRELYLAPFEAIVENARPWGVMTAYNTVNGITMTEHRPLVEGVLRGEWGFDGVNVSDWTAARSTAGTINGGLDLAMPGPETVFGEALAAAVRAGEVEEATVDAAVRRVLRLAARVGILAGAEPVVPEDALPPAVDGEALAREIARRGFVLVRNAPVPAPVPEGASPDSPAGLEGAPREPAALPLDPARLRRLALIGAAARDARVLGGGSATVFPDHVVSPLDGLTAALPEGTVDWALGADLSEELAPAGKGFRLSAVCRDAEGTVLGSAPMPTGQLQWIGDDLPDGVTYETLHSIEITGTFTPRESGEHQLGTRGLGAFTLSVGGRVVWAGAEELGEVSDPFEAFFGVPLERARIQLTAGEPVEVSLRNTLDKRYAPPLPGVVFSLVHLTPQRDADELIAEAAEAARGADAAVVVVATTERVESEGFDRADLALPGRQDDLVRAVAAANPNTVVVVNAGSPVELPWRDEVAAVLLSWFPGQEGGAALADVLLGTAEPGGRLPTTWGALRDAPVTQVTPVDGELPYREGVFIGYRAWQRAGRAPVYPFGHGLGYTDWTYESIDVTGTTATVRVRNTGRRPGREIVQVYAGPADLGEGSAERPARVLAGFTPVTAEPGETIEVAVDLAPRAFEIWDEGAGGWAPVPGAYTVEAGRSVGDLRVAATLKR, from the coding sequence ATGGCCCGGACCCCGGCCGACCAGGCACGCGAGGCGGTCGTCGACGCCGCGCTCGCACGGCTCGACCTCGACGGCAAGACCCGGCTGCTGGCCGGCCGGACGATGTGGTCGCTGCCCGCGCTGCCGGAGATCGGCCTCGGCTCGATGGTGATGTCGGACGGTCCGATCGGGGTACGCGGACTGCGCTGGACCGCCACCGACCCGTCCATCGCGCTGCCCTCGCCGACGGCGCTCGCCGCCTCCTGGGACCAGGACCTGGCCCGCCGGGCCGGCCGGCTGCTGGCGCAGGAGGCCCGCCGCAAGGGCGTGCACGTCCTGCTCGCGCCGACCGTCAACCTCCACCGCTCGCCGCTGGGCGGCCGGCACTTCGAGACCTACAGCGAGGACCCGCACCTCACCGGCGTGATCGGCACCGGCTACGTGCAGGGCGTGCAGTCCGGCGGGGTCGGCACCACGGTCAAGCACTTCGTCGCCAACGACGCCGAGACCGACCGCTTCACCGTGGACAACATCGTCTCCGAGCGCACCCTGCGCGAGCTGTACCTCGCCCCGTTCGAGGCGATCGTCGAGAACGCCCGGCCCTGGGGCGTGATGACGGCCTACAACACGGTCAACGGCATCACGATGACCGAGCACCGCCCGCTCGTGGAGGGCGTGCTGCGCGGCGAGTGGGGCTTCGACGGCGTCAACGTCTCCGACTGGACGGCCGCCCGCTCCACCGCCGGCACCATCAACGGCGGGCTCGACCTCGCCATGCCCGGCCCCGAGACCGTCTTCGGCGAGGCGCTGGCCGCCGCCGTGCGCGCCGGCGAGGTCGAGGAGGCCACCGTGGACGCGGCCGTGCGCCGGGTGCTCCGGCTGGCGGCCCGGGTCGGCATCCTCGCCGGTGCCGAGCCCGTCGTACCCGAGGACGCCCTGCCGCCCGCGGTGGACGGCGAGGCGCTGGCCCGCGAGATCGCCCGCCGCGGCTTCGTCCTCGTCCGCAACGCACCCGTGCCGGCCCCGGTGCCGGAGGGCGCCTCCCCCGACTCTCCCGCGGGGCTGGAGGGGGCTCCGCGGGAGCCGGCCGCGCTGCCGCTGGATCCGGCCCGGCTGCGCAGGCTCGCCCTGATCGGCGCCGCCGCGCGCGACGCCCGGGTCCTGGGCGGGGGTTCGGCCACCGTCTTCCCCGACCACGTCGTCTCCCCGCTGGACGGCCTGACCGCCGCGCTGCCCGAGGGCACCGTCGACTGGGCCCTGGGCGCCGACCTCAGCGAGGAACTGGCCCCCGCCGGCAAGGGCTTCCGGCTGAGCGCCGTGTGCCGCGACGCCGAGGGAACCGTGCTCGGCAGCGCCCCCATGCCCACCGGGCAGCTCCAGTGGATCGGCGACGACCTCCCCGACGGCGTCACCTACGAGACCCTGCACAGCATCGAGATCACCGGCACCTTCACCCCGCGCGAGAGCGGCGAGCACCAGCTCGGCACCCGCGGCCTCGGCGCGTTCACCCTCAGCGTCGGCGGCAGGGTGGTGTGGGCGGGCGCCGAGGAACTGGGCGAGGTCTCCGACCCCTTCGAGGCGTTCTTCGGAGTCCCGCTTGAGCGTGCCCGGATCCAGCTGACCGCCGGCGAGCCCGTCGAGGTCTCGCTGCGCAACACCCTCGACAAGAGGTACGCGCCGCCGCTGCCCGGCGTCGTCTTCTCGCTCGTGCACCTCACCCCGCAGCGGGACGCGGACGAGCTGATCGCCGAGGCGGCCGAGGCCGCCCGCGGCGCCGACGCGGCCGTGGTGGTCGTCGCCACCACGGAGCGCGTGGAGTCGGAGGGCTTCGACCGCGCCGACCTCGCCCTGCCCGGCCGCCAGGACGACCTGGTCCGGGCGGTCGCGGCGGCCAACCCGAACACCGTCGTGGTGGTCAACGCAGGGTCGCCCGTGGAACTGCCCTGGCGGGACGAGGTCGCCGCCGTGCTGCTGAGCTGGTTCCCCGGCCAGGAGGGCGGCGCTGCCCTCGCCGACGTGCTGCTCGGCACCGCGGAGCCGGGCGGCCGGCTTCCCACCACATGGGGAGCGCTCCGGGACGCCCCGGTGACGCAGGTGACGCCCGTGGACGGCGAGCTGCCGTACCGGGAGGGCGTCTTCATCGGCTACCGCGCCTGGCAGCGGGCCGGCCGTGCGCCCGTCTACCCCTTCGGGCACGGCCTCGGCTACACGGACTGGACGTACGAGTCCATCGACGTCACCGGCACCACGGCCACCGTCCGGGTGCGGAACACCGGCCGGCGCCCCGGGCGCGAGATCGTCCAGGTCTACGCCGGTCCCGCCGACCTCGGTGAGGGTTCGGCCGAGCGGCCCGCCCGCGTACTGGCCGGCTTCACGCCGGTGACCGCTGAGCCGGGCGAGACCATCGAGGTGGCCGTGGACCTGGCCCCCCGTGCCTTCGAGATCTGGGACGAGGGCGCCGGCGGCTGGGCGCCGGTACCGGGCGCGTACACGGTCGAGGCCGGCCGGTCGGTCGGGGACCTGAGGGTCGCGGCAACCCTCAAGCGCTGA
- a CDS encoding aldose epimerase family protein, translating into MASQPFGALPDGTPVHRWTLERAGVRVRVLTYGAIVQSVRVPDRDGHGAEVVLGFEDLDGYLEHASPYFGALVGRYANRIGGARFTLDGTVHRLPANEGRNILHGGDGGFDKRVWDAAPVPHGVRLSRVSPDGEEGFPGRLEVSATYTLDESGALRIAYEAVTDAPTVLNLANHAYWNLGGADSGTAGGHELRIAASRITPVDAEHIPTGELAAVEGTRFDFREARKTGAGYDHNFVLDKGVTERAEPVAELFDPASGRVLTVATTEPGVQLYTGDHIGHGSFGPTAGTALETQHFPDGPNQPGFPGTVLRPGAVFRSETVYGFSVR; encoded by the coding sequence ATGGCTTCTCAACCCTTCGGGGCCCTGCCCGACGGCACACCCGTGCACCGCTGGACCCTGGAGCGGGCCGGGGTGCGGGTGCGCGTCCTGACCTACGGCGCCATCGTGCAGTCGGTGCGCGTCCCGGACCGGGACGGCCACGGTGCCGAGGTGGTGCTCGGCTTCGAGGACCTGGACGGCTACCTGGAGCACGCCTCGCCGTACTTCGGCGCGCTGGTGGGGCGGTACGCGAACCGCATCGGCGGGGCCCGCTTCACGCTCGACGGCACGGTGCACAGGCTGCCTGCGAACGAGGGGCGGAACATCCTGCACGGCGGCGACGGCGGCTTCGACAAGCGCGTGTGGGACGCGGCCCCGGTGCCGCACGGGGTGCGCCTGAGCCGGGTCAGCCCGGACGGCGAGGAGGGCTTCCCGGGCCGCCTGGAGGTCTCCGCGACGTACACGCTCGACGAGTCGGGAGCGCTCCGCATCGCCTACGAGGCGGTGACCGACGCACCCACCGTGCTCAACCTCGCCAACCACGCCTACTGGAACCTCGGCGGGGCCGACTCCGGTACGGCGGGCGGCCACGAGCTGCGGATCGCCGCGTCCCGGATCACGCCGGTGGACGCCGAGCACATCCCCACCGGCGAGCTGGCGGCGGTCGAGGGCACCCGCTTCGACTTCCGTGAGGCCCGCAAGACGGGGGCGGGCTACGACCACAACTTCGTGCTGGACAAGGGGGTCACCGAGCGGGCCGAGCCGGTGGCCGAGCTGTTCGATCCGGCGTCGGGGCGGGTGCTGACGGTGGCGACCACCGAGCCCGGGGTGCAGCTCTACACCGGCGACCATATCGGCCACGGTTCGTTCGGGCCCACGGCGGGGACGGCGCTGGAGACCCAGCACTTTCCTGATGGGCCGAACCAGCCGGGGTTCCCCGGTACCGTGCTCCGGCCCGGAGCGGTGTTCCGGTCGGAGACCGTGTACGGCTTCTCGGTGCGCTGA
- a CDS encoding SGNH/GDSL hydrolase family protein: MRRPSRRSPVAVAVAAAVLGAMTLTGCGGPDHPAARGSSAPGKQAPRPAPVWDRRPGSLAAVGDSITRGFDACSALADCPSVSWATGSDPTVRSLAARLLGERAVGHSWNYAVSGARMQDLPGQVRRAAARRPELVTVMAGANDACRSSTRAMTKVDEFRADFEKAMQALREKLPRTQVYVASVPNLKRLWFQGRTNPLGKQIWKLGICPSMLADADAKDAKATKRRAKVQERVVAYNKVLKEVCAKDLRCRYDGGAVFDYRFTTAQLSHWDWFHPSRDGQSRLAELAYRGVTAKEAVS, translated from the coding sequence ATGCGAAGACCAAGCCGGCGCTCGCCAGTCGCCGTCGCCGTGGCGGCGGCCGTGCTGGGCGCCATGACGCTCACCGGGTGCGGCGGGCCGGACCACCCCGCCGCCCGGGGCTCCTCCGCACCCGGCAAGCAGGCTCCGCGGCCGGCCCCGGTCTGGGACCGCCGCCCCGGCTCGCTGGCGGCCGTGGGCGACTCCATAACGCGTGGCTTCGACGCGTGCTCCGCGCTTGCGGACTGCCCCAGCGTTTCGTGGGCGACCGGCTCGGACCCCACGGTGCGCAGTCTCGCGGCGCGGCTGCTGGGCGAGCGTGCCGTCGGGCACAGCTGGAACTACGCCGTCTCGGGCGCCCGTATGCAGGACCTGCCGGGACAGGTGAGGCGTGCCGCGGCCCGCCGTCCCGAGCTGGTGACGGTGATGGCCGGGGCCAATGACGCCTGCCGGAGCTCCACGCGCGCCATGACGAAGGTCGACGAGTTCCGGGCTGACTTCGAGAAGGCCATGCAGGCGCTGCGCGAGAAGCTGCCCAGGACGCAGGTGTACGTGGCGAGCGTGCCGAACCTGAAGCGGCTGTGGTTCCAGGGGCGCACCAACCCGCTGGGCAAGCAGATCTGGAAGCTCGGCATCTGCCCCTCGATGCTCGCCGACGCGGACGCGAAGGACGCCAAGGCCACCAAGCGCCGTGCGAAGGTGCAGGAGCGGGTGGTGGCGTACAACAAAGTACTGAAGGAGGTCTGCGCCAAAGACCTGCGCTGCCGGTACGACGGCGGGGCGGTCTTCGACTACCGCTTCACCACCGCGCAGTTGAGCCACTGGGACTGGTTCCACCCCAGCCGGGACGGTCAGAGCCGTCTCGCGGAGCTCGCCTACCGCGGGGTGACGGCGAAGGAGGCGGTCTCCTGA
- a CDS encoding DUF3145 domain-containing protein, with product MTTRGVLYVHSAPRALCPHVEWAVAGVLGTRVNLDWIRQPAEPGTWRSEFSWQGQAGTASKLASALRGWQMLRFEVTAEPSATAEGERYSATPDLGIFHAVTGIHGDILIPEDRLRAALARAQREGADLQAEVARLLGKPWDDELEPFRYAGEGAPVRWLHQVV from the coding sequence GTGACGACTCGTGGAGTTCTGTACGTGCACTCGGCGCCGCGCGCGCTGTGCCCGCACGTCGAATGGGCGGTCGCGGGCGTGCTCGGTACGCGCGTCAACCTCGACTGGATCAGGCAGCCCGCGGAGCCCGGCACCTGGAGATCGGAGTTCTCCTGGCAGGGCCAGGCGGGCACGGCCTCCAAGCTCGCCTCCGCGCTGCGCGGTTGGCAGATGCTGCGCTTCGAGGTGACCGCGGAACCCAGCGCCACGGCCGAGGGCGAGCGCTACTCCGCCACGCCCGACCTGGGCATCTTCCATGCCGTCACCGGTATCCACGGCGACATCCTGATCCCCGAGGACCGGCTGCGCGCGGCGCTCGCGCGCGCCCAGCGCGAGGGCGCCGACCTCCAGGCCGAGGTGGCCCGGCTGCTCGGCAAGCCCTGGGACGACGAACTGGAGCCGTTCCGCTACGCCGGTGAGGGCGCCCCGGTCCGCTGGCTGCACCAGGTGGTGTGA
- a CDS encoding PPOX class F420-dependent oxidoreductase has protein sequence MTTEALAELIARSKQGVLTTIKSNGRPQLSNVIYAYDPEARLVRVSVTADRAKTANLRRDPRASLYVTTPDFRHYAVAEGTVELTPVAEDPGDATVEELIGYYRALSGEHPDWDDYRRAMVSNRRLVVRLPVERVYGGAGS, from the coding sequence GTGACCACCGAGGCCCTCGCGGAGCTGATCGCCCGCTCGAAGCAGGGCGTGCTGACGACCATCAAGTCGAACGGCCGCCCCCAGCTCTCCAACGTCATCTACGCCTACGACCCGGAAGCCCGGCTGGTACGGGTGTCGGTCACCGCCGACCGCGCGAAGACCGCCAACCTCCGCCGCGATCCCCGCGCGAGCCTGTACGTCACCACGCCCGACTTCCGGCACTACGCCGTGGCCGAGGGAACGGTCGAGCTGACGCCGGTGGCCGAGGATCCCGGGGACGCCACGGTGGAGGAGCTGATCGGGTACTACCGCGCCCTGTCCGGCGAGCACCCCGACTGGGACGACTACCGCCGCGCCATGGTCAGCAACCGGCGGCTCGTCGTCCGGCTGCCCGTGGAGCGCGTGTACGGCGGCGCGGGAAGCTGA
- a CDS encoding beta-ketoacyl synthase: MSSTKRTVVVTGIGATTPLGGDTASTWEALIAGRSGVARLEQEWAADMPVKIAAEIAVEPGEVIPRPQARRLDRSAQFALIATQEAWKDAGFTAKAGQDGSIDPDRVGAVIASGIGGVTTLLDQYDVLREKGVRKVSPHTVPMLMPNGPSANVGLYVNARAGVHTPVSACASGAEAIGYGIEMIRTGRADVVVAGGTEAAIHPLPIAAFGNMMAMSKNNDDPQGASRPFDVDRNGFVLGEGAGVVVLESEEHAKARGAKIYVEAVGQGISADGHDIVQPEPEGNGIAHALANLLQNTDVRPSDIVHVNAHATSTPAGDIAELKALRKVFGDEADHIAVASTKSMTGHLLGGAGGVESVATILALKNRLAPPTINVDTLDPEAAGVADVIRDTPRELPGGSITALNDSFGFGGHNVVLAFRLPG; the protein is encoded by the coding sequence GTGAGCTCGACCAAGCGCACCGTGGTCGTCACCGGTATCGGCGCAACCACACCGCTGGGTGGCGACACGGCATCCACCTGGGAAGCCCTCATCGCCGGCCGGTCCGGCGTCGCCCGCCTGGAGCAGGAGTGGGCGGCCGACATGCCGGTCAAGATCGCCGCCGAGATCGCGGTGGAGCCGGGAGAGGTCATTCCCCGGCCGCAGGCCCGCCGTCTGGACCGCTCGGCGCAGTTCGCGCTGATCGCCACCCAGGAGGCCTGGAAGGACGCCGGTTTCACCGCCAAGGCGGGCCAGGACGGCAGCATCGACCCGGACCGGGTCGGCGCGGTCATCGCGTCCGGCATCGGCGGCGTGACCACCCTGCTCGACCAGTACGACGTGCTCAGGGAGAAGGGCGTCCGCAAGGTCTCCCCGCACACCGTGCCGATGCTGATGCCGAACGGCCCGTCCGCAAACGTCGGCCTCTACGTGAACGCGCGCGCCGGTGTGCACACCCCGGTGTCCGCCTGCGCGTCGGGAGCCGAGGCCATCGGCTACGGCATCGAGATGATCCGCACCGGCCGCGCCGACGTGGTCGTGGCGGGCGGCACCGAGGCCGCCATCCACCCGCTGCCGATCGCCGCGTTCGGCAACATGATGGCGATGTCCAAGAACAACGACGACCCGCAGGGCGCCTCCCGCCCCTTCGACGTCGACCGCAACGGCTTCGTCCTCGGCGAGGGCGCGGGCGTGGTCGTGCTGGAGTCGGAGGAGCACGCCAAGGCGCGCGGCGCGAAGATCTACGTGGAGGCGGTCGGGCAGGGCATCTCCGCCGACGGCCACGACATCGTGCAGCCTGAGCCGGAGGGCAACGGCATCGCGCACGCCCTGGCGAACCTCCTCCAGAACACTGACGTGCGGCCGTCCGACATCGTCCACGTCAACGCCCACGCCACGTCGACGCCCGCCGGGGACATCGCCGAGCTGAAGGCGCTGCGGAAGGTCTTCGGCGACGAGGCCGACCACATCGCGGTGGCCAGCACCAAGTCCATGACGGGCCACCTGCTGGGCGGCGCCGGTGGCGTGGAGTCGGTCGCGACGATCCTCGCGCTGAAGAACCGTCTCGCCCCGCCGACCATCAACGTCGACACGCTCGACCCGGAGGCCGCCGGCGTCGCGGACGTCATCCGCGACACGCCGCGCGAACTGCCCGGGGGCTCCATCACGGCGCTCAACGATTCGTTCGGCTTCGGCGGACACAACGTGGTCCTCGCCTTCCGGCTGCCCGGCTGA
- a CDS encoding acyl carrier protein: MAATQEEIVAGLAEIVNEIAGIPVEDVQLDKSFTDDLDVDSLSMVEVVVAAEERFDVKIPDDDVKNLKTVGDATDYILKHQS, translated from the coding sequence ATGGCCGCCACTCAGGAAGAGATCGTCGCCGGTCTCGCGGAGATCGTGAACGAGATCGCCGGCATCCCGGTCGAGGACGTCCAGCTGGACAAGTCCTTCACGGATGACCTTGATGTCGACTCGCTGTCCATGGTCGAGGTCGTCGTCGCCGCCGAGGAGCGTTTCGACGTCAAGATTCCCGACGACGACGTAAAGAACCTCAAGACTGTCGGCGACGCGACCGACTACATCCTCAAGCACCAGTCCTGA